A portion of the Deltaproteobacteria bacterium genome contains these proteins:
- a CDS encoding lytic transglycosylase domain-containing protein, whose protein sequence is MATGNRAGADIYRYVDERGVVNFTDNPGNAGYEVYLRDGVSRPLLAIGYYPYRDEVQNASTVYKIEESLIRAVMEVESDYNRFAVSSTGARGLMQLMPATMRYLGVRNPYDPRQNIMGGTRYLKSLMGRFSGNLSLALAAYNAGAGNVVKYGRIPPFPQTRRYVTKVMARYRTYSGISE, encoded by the coding sequence ATGGCCACCGGAAACCGGGCCGGTGCGGATATCTACCGTTATGTGGATGAGCGAGGGGTTGTAAACTTCACGGACAACCCCGGGAACGCCGGCTACGAGGTTTATCTCAGGGACGGCGTTTCCAGACCCCTTCTGGCAATCGGCTATTACCCTTACCGGGACGAGGTGCAAAATGCCTCCACTGTTTACAAGATCGAGGAGTCGCTCATCCGTGCTGTTATGGAAGTGGAATCCGATTACAACCGTTTCGCGGTTTCCAGCACAGGTGCCAGAGGGCTGATGCAGCTGATGCCCGCCACCATGAGGTATCTGGGCGTCAGGAATCCCTACGACCCCAGGCAGAATATCATGGGAGGCACAAGGTATCTGAAGAGTCTCATGGGAAGGTTTTCCGGCAACCTGTCCCTCGCCCTCGCGGCCTATAATGCCGGCGCGGGAAATGTGGTGAAATACGGCCGGATTCCTCCCTTTCCGCAGACCCGGAGATACGTAACGAAGGTGATGGCCCGTTATCGAACCTACTCGGGCATCAGCGAGTAG